In a single window of the Gossypium hirsutum isolate 1008001.06 chromosome D02, Gossypium_hirsutum_v2.1, whole genome shotgun sequence genome:
- the LOC107909296 gene encoding GPI-anchored protein LLG3 — MGLNSLNLSFWFLVCVFRFASASTHVSYDALVAHETTGRNLLQATKSCDEDFTKKNYTIITSRCKGPEYPKKNCCGALTDFACPFSVKVNDLNSDCARTMFSYINLYGKYPPGLFAHLCQGGQKGLSCDADPPASPATPLSTLPAFLFLTSASLTIFSLFL, encoded by the exons ATGGGTCTAAATTCATTGAATCTAAGCTTTTGGTTTCTTGTTTGCGTTTTCCGATTTGCTTCTGCATCCACCCACGTTTCAT ATGATGCCTTGGTAGCTCATGAAACTACTGGGCGTAACCTACTTCAGGCTACAAAGT CATGCGATGAAGACTTTACAAAGAAGAATTACACGATCATAACAAGCCGTTGCAAAGGACCCGAATACCCAAAGAAAAACTGTTGCGGAGCGCTCACGGATTTCGCTTGCCCTTTCAGCGTAAAAGTCAATGATTTGAACAGTGACTGTGCTCGAACCATGTTCAGTTACATCAACTTGTACGGCAAATACCCACCAGGACTGTTCGCCCATTTATGCCAAGGGGGGCAAAAAGGTCTGTCTTGCGATGCTGATCCCCCTGCCAGTCCTGCTACCCCCCTCTCTACCCTTCCTGCTTTCCTCTTCCTCACCTCTGCTTCCCTTACCATTTTCTCTCTCTTCCTTTGA
- the LOC107909297 gene encoding uncharacterized protein → MLSSASNRVLTFTLQFSSSLKFSPKTHIDYRPGSLHSSIMSSASRSSPREALFDDSGCGGPITLEEWQRWGCVSPVPAMVNAVIQDLKLLENNIDAHMVFGGNGGKLQGDFKIQEDKKHRAKYETLADSDKKFQFYSARQIACRLLGSRGYLCQKCWLPMEDCMCSKVKPSSLWHGIKFWVYMHPKDFLRQNNTGKLLWQVFGVQAATLCLYGISEDEEIMWNAFKDAGKAKVWCLYPNHNNAPKTVQDAFSHQSSADMECAYSLTNKDRPLNFVLIDGTWSNSAAMFRRVKEQAKLAWGEEDIPCISLATGASAMHKLRPQPSWDRTCTAAAAISVLAELQLLPECSTHGLDKQAEAVEDALVVLLEVLTTRRLRMGRSITRKVRHSRDIC, encoded by the exons ATGCTGAGCAGCGCCAGCAATAGGGTATTGACATTTACATTGCAATTCTCCTCATCTCTCAAATTCTCACCCAAAACCCATATCGACTATCGACCCGGGAGCCTTCATAGCTCAATCATGAGCTCTGCTTCTCGTTCCTCTCCAAGAGAAGCCCTATTCGATGATAGTGGTTGCGGTGGCCCCATCACGTTGGAGGAATGGCAGCGATGGGGCTGCGTATCTCCAGTACCAGCAATGGTAAATGCTGTCATTCAGGATTTGAAGCTTCTGGAGAATAATATTGATGCCCACATGGTTTTTGGTGGTAATGGTGGTAAATTACAG GGGGATTTTAAAATCCAGGAGGATAAGAAGCACAGAGCAAAATATGAGACATTGGCTGACTCAGACAAAAAGTTCCAGTTCTATTCTGCTCGGCAAATAGCATGCAGGTTGCTCGGAAGTCGGGGCTATCTCTGCCAGAAG TGTTGGCTTCCTATGGAAGATTGCATGTGTTCAAAAGTCAAGCCTTCCTCACTATGGCATGGCATAAAATTTTGGGTGTATATGCACCCAAAG GATTTTCTACGGCAGAACAACACTGGCAAGTTGTTATGGCAAGTATTTGGTGTTCAAGCTGCAACTTTGTGTCTTTATGGAATTTCTGAAGATGAGGAGATCATGTGGAATGCATTTAAGGATGCAG GAAAAGCCAAGGTTTGGTGCCTTTATCCAAACCACAACAATGCACCAAAGACAGTTCAGGATGCCTTTAGCCATCAATCTTCAGCAGATATGGAATGTGCATATTCGTTG ACAAATAAAGATAGACCTCTGAATTTTGTTTTGATTGATGGTACATGGAGCAATTCTGCAGCAATGTTCAGGCGTGTAAAG GAGCAAGCAAAGTTGGCCTGGGGAGAGGAAGACATCCCTTGCATATCTCTTGCCACAGGTGCATCTGCAATGCATAAGCTTCG TCCTCAACCATCATGGGACCGTACTTGTACAGCCGCAGCAGCTATTAGTGTTCTTGCTGAGCTGCAGCTTCTTCCAGAGTGCAGCACCCATGGATTGGATAAACAGGCTGAAGCAGTTGAAGATGCTCTAGTTGTCTTGTTAGAAGTACTGACGACTCGACGCCTTCGGATGGGCAGGTCCATCACTCGTAAAGTAAGACACTCTAGGGACATTTGTTAA
- the LOC107909298 gene encoding serine/threonine-protein kinase SRK2G, with protein MEKYEVVKDLGAGNFGVARLLRHKGTKELVAMKYIEKGHKIDENVAREIINHRSLRHPNIIRFKEVVLMPTHLAIVIEYAGGGELFDRICSAGRFSEDEARYFFQQLISSVNYCHSMVLR; from the exons ATGGAGAAATATGAGGTGGTCAAAGATTTGGGAGCCGGTAATTTTGGGGTTGCTCGACTTCTCAGACACAAGGGTACCAAAGAGCTTGTTGCTATGAAATATATTGAGAAAGgtcacaag ATAGATGAGAATGTGGCAAGAGAGATTATCAATCACAGATCTCTTAGACACCCTAATATAATCCGGTTCAAGGAG GTGGTCTTGATGCCTACCCATTTAGCAATTGTGATAGAGTATGCTGGTGGTGGTGAGCTCTTTGATCGAATTTGCAGTGCTGGTAGATTCAGTGAAGATGAG GCTAGATATTTTTTTCAACAGTTGATCTCTAGTGTTAATTACTGTCACTCCATGGTGTTAAGATGA